AGGATAACTTGGTGGGTTTTGAAATCAATTTCCACTATAGTTTCTCAAGAGAAGCTGAGGATGCTCAAGAATTTCTTTTTGGCATTAGTTTTGAATGGGTTTCAGATGAAAGCTTCCATACTTACTGTAGATCTAGAATCCTTTGGTAAATTCTGAGTCTgggtctgttttttcttttgttaccCCGTTTCATAGGAGGTGAGTATATGTTGCCTGCTTGGTTGGAATTGCAGATGACCTAACACACTAATAAGGCGCTGTACCTTCTGTCTACAAGTAGATGACTGTGTTCTGGGCCAGATGTCAACAAATAGGGTTTGCTTAAAGGTTACAATTTTGACATGATGAGTTGCACTTGGAATATTTCAAATAGTTTGCATAGGCAAAGagtgattttatttttggtttgagGAGGATAATTAATCACATTTTCTACATCGATGGGCCAATTCCATGTCAATTATCCCAAAACACTGTTAACTGTATAAATGCAGCAGCAATGTCATGTAACATACTACCCACAACACCTAGCAGGATAAATGTAGCACCAGTTTCATGTACACTACATAGCCAAATAAATATAGTGCCACTTGAAAATACAATggccccagaacacatggtagtaTAAATAGTGtcattttcatgtacagtataacaaTCCGACCCCTGATAAAATGGTAGGACAAATGCAGTtctgatttcatgtataatataccCATACTATTTATTGTAGGGGAATTCATTGATGTAGGTTTGAGTAAGCCTAGCCTTAAAGAACATACCCTTCCCTGCCTAAGTGGCAGAACCCAAATTTAAAGGAAGAGGAAAGGTAAAATTCCTGGCTGAGTACCAGGCTCTTAGGTAGCATCCAGTGAGTCTAGTTGCTTATGAAAAAGATGATTATGGAGAGCAAGGAATGGCCTGTAGGCAGATAAACTGCTCAAAATGGTTTATTAgttagcacaacatgtttcgagctcttAGACATTTGTCAAGGAGTCAATTGCcttgggcacttttcttctcagTGCCATGCTGCCATACTCTTACAGTGCTGATGTAACAGAGGATTTTATTATGGAAGCTTGAGGGAAAGGCACCAACAAACAAAAAGCAACTGCAAATTCTTCCTCTTTGCCCCTTCTGTCAGTGCAGATTAGGAACTCTGGAACAGTAAACTGCAAACATACTGCAGTGTTTATGTGTAGGCAGGGTCATCAAATCCAGTCTGTTGACAGCTTCAGGATGGGGTGTTGTAAGTATGTTTCCATCATCTCCATAGCTGTTGAATGAAGAGTGATGGTGCAATACaggttggtgtttatttttttctacacaaCTTTGGTATAATAGCCTTTCAGGTGGCTAACTGCATGAGGGTCACAAGTCAAACCCAATGTTGAGTCACTGGTGGATTCATCACCGATTGCTGTCATGGAGAACTACAGTGTTACAGAACCTGACCTGTCATTGCTTCctattcaagtaaaaaaataaaacacacaaggaaCATTCAGGAACCATTGCATTTTGATTTCTGTGATCACCACAGCAGTCATCTATAAGCCATCATGTAAGTCTCTTCACCTTGGAGACATGTTTGGGGCTTCTAGAAGAAAGCTAACAAAGTACcaacataaatcaatataaaatatcTGAACCCAGGATAATTTGTAGTTAGTTTTGAGCACTGATGTACTGTATTTCAGCAATGTTGATGTATTTTGGACATGGTCGTTAGTTTCAAAAACCATGTCTTGGTCTGAGAAGAGTTTAGAAGAATGACTGGAAAACAAGCCATACTTAGTAATAGAGTTCTAGCTAAACATTTCATGCGCTGCACTCTCAGAGCCTAGAGGATCTTTGCCCAAGTTGGGCATCTACAGTATGTTGTAAGCTAAAGTGAGCTGATCCAGTGGGTCTTCCTAGGCCTTGGAAGAACCTTTGCAGAGGCATCAGCCACACACCACATCCACTGTATAATATGTTCCTGGGCTGACAGGCCCCAATCAGGGGCGATcttggcccctccgccgcctgaggcagcagcatttgctgctgcccccccccccagaaatatgctcttaaagtaccaggcgcagcatttttgctgcccctggtacctagtggggcgctgccgcctgaggcgacagcctcaacttgcctcattggcgaagcacccctgtcccCAATCATGCAGCGCATTGGGTTTCTTTATACCAAGTAACTGAGGTGACCAAGACAGCAACCAATGTCTGACAAGCTATGGGCATGTAAAAGACATAAGTTGCACCAGCAGATTACCAGTTGACTATAAAATGGTATCTGGAAATATGAAAAGTGCCATATAGTCCATGTAGGGGCTGTATCTTCACCTACAAGGAAATTATGTAAAACTGTTATTGTAACTGGAAGTGGATATTTGCTTGGTTGGCATAGTTTCTTTCTtggattaaatgtattttttgggtTATGTTAAAGTTAAAGCACTAATTTTTATCTCTTTTTGTTACAGGTCAGAAGATCTCTCTTAAGATACTGAGCTTCTTCCTCATTTGTGGGATTCTTGGGTTCTTTTCATTTAGTAGGTAAGGGCATCAAGACAACACAAGAGATATAAATTTAAGACAAACAATCATGTACTGTATTAGGGGTGTGAAGCCTGTGAGGCAGACATCCTATCAGAGTGACTTATTTTGATTTCTATACCTTCCACGTAAACATGTTTTCATTTAAGTCATCAGTCTGTCTCTGTCTAAACAAAGCCGGTCTATTGtgttgaatagggatgtagcgaaccgccgataatgtgttcgcgaacgccgttcgcgaacaccggcaaaaattgcgaacagttcgcgaacagttcgcgaacttcgaacatccgaaaatcgttcgattcgaacgatcgaaggattttaatcgttcgatcgaacgattttcgttcgaatcgaacgaaaatcgttcgattttagcgatcgaatggtcgaatggtcgaacgattttgacgcgaacgcctattggcgaacgtcgcgcgacgttcgcgaacttgcggcggacgcgaacagccgatgttcgcgcgaacaagttcgccggcgaacagtccgcgacatccctagtgttgAATGGAATCTTATATGATATTTGTATACCCCTGCCCCAAAGCAGGTCTTTTGTAGTTAGGGTGTTCCTGTGTTCGTCAGGGTGCTCTGGTGGCCTGGCCAATGTTGATCTGTTGGTACAGCATATTCAGACCTCCCATGTTCCAATTCTATCACCTGAACCGGCAATCCCTGGTGCTGCACTCCTATTGTGGGCATGACCTTGGGCTGCTTCCTTCGGTGTCACCACGACCGCTTACTCATTGTCACATGTGTAACAAAAGTGGTAAGCAGCTCTTTTCAGTAGTGAGCCACCACTTCTATCTGCCCACAGTATCTGCCCTTAATCCTGCTGGCAGCTATTACAATAGTAGCAGTGCAGAGTTCTGTGAACACTATAACTAGTATTTGGTACAGGGCTCATATCCCGCCTGGCTTTGCCCAGATTAAGTCattcagtctctctctctgcttaATTCTCAAACAGGTTCAGCTACAATGGTCCAGTACTCTCTATTAAGTTGGCATTACCCTTAAATAATGCTTatgtgtgccctgggtacccctggaactatagcagggtgactgttactccaatgtttcgatatatctgtaaccttgtaatggGCTAAGGCACCAAACCTggaggccagttagggtaagagttggagtttctcctttttttaaaaatttttgggaCTACTGTATAGTATCAAGTTATAATAACAAGGTAACtgctaaaataataatttcatatactgtatgtttctatATCTATTGTCTTGTAATGGGGTTTGTGGTCCCTGGCCAAATGTCACCTCTCTAGTGGGAGCACAGATTTAAAAGCTCTGTGATGTATAACATTTGCCATGTTAAATTTGCAATACTACGTTTTTCAATTTTTAGATATGGCTGGAGGTTGCAAGACTTGTATCCTAAATATAGGTATATCATGTTCTGTGGGGAACAAAATAGGTGAGTTGCAAAATTTTTAATTCAAGACTGATTGCCGACAATTTATTTTaagtgttatttttaaaaatgcacaaaactgtagggtaaaacatattttgttataaGTATTTGTAATACTGTTGTAAATATGTcaaattatgaattattattattagtagtaatgGTAGTAGGCatataatgtttttcttttagatgttcATAGGATTCATGATGAGAATAATGGAACTTTTTATAACTTGACCTAAGAGCAAATGTGGGTCATTTAACATTTTCCCATATTCAAAAAGAGTTGCACAATTGTGACATTCGGGTTGAAATTGCCCATGCAGAGGTTTGGTATAATTAACATTGAGAGCACAGTTTGGGGAGTCTGGAAGTAACATTTTGAACACAGAAAATGGCcaaatctttccattttttttataactggaaATTTTTCTAAACAAAGTAACAAACACAagttatatatttctttatgtcACCCCTCTTAGGGAACTAATAGCCGTAGATTTAGACCTATAATATACAACCATTTTAAAGCCTGTTGTAGTGATCCTAGTGATGCATGTGTCAGGTATTCAGGTCACACCCTCCTAACCTGTGTCCAATCCAGCCTGAGGTTGAGGAAGGACCAACCTCAGGGCATACATGACAGGTACTCTATGCTGCTGTGGACCATGCTGACCTATTTCCAACCCAAGCCCATTGTTCATGCCTGTGTTTCAGCTGGTTCCCTTTGACCCATGGGCTCTGAGAGCCCGAATATGGTTTGTCAGACTCTCTTCAGTGGAATTTGTCTGCCACTTATAATGGGCTAGTGATTTCATAGCAGGGTATATACTCTTCACTGTTTTTTCAACAGCCTCAACACTACTACTAGTGCCATTGCTTCAAGTTTGGATCAGCTAACTGAAGTGAAACTTGAGAGGTAATGTAGTATTCATTTGAATGGTGTGGTGTGAAATCAACTTGAAAATGGCTGCTTTCTTTTTGGAATGAAGAGATGGGAAGTTACATGATCCATTGCAAATCATCTGTCTTGCAATACAGAGGCATGTATGATGTTGAACACATAAGAAAGTTGTACTCAAAGTCTAATAAAAAGATGCACAGTAAAGCCTAACTTATTTTGGAACCTGTAGAAAAGTGGAACTAAAGCTTTAATCATATCTAAGCTCATATCTGAGATCATTGGCCAATACCATTTCCAGTTTAGGTCTTCTGAACAGCTGAATTCCTTGGGGTGCCATGTAGTCTGTTCATTGTTAACACATGCCAGAGAAGTCAGTGTCTCAGGCATGATCACTTCCTTTGCTCCCTCGAAAGTTCAGACGGGGATGTTGGGAGTGGAGCTAGTGACATCAGAGGCAGGACCATGCAGTTCCATGTACATCAATTCAAAGTTCTTTCTGGATTTCAGACCTTCTTTAACAACAGCATATCTTGGTCAGCCAGATAGGAAATAACAATAGGCTAATTTCAGTACAAAGCAATACAAGAAAAGCACAATGAGTCCAAATACCTCCACCTCCAAATGGTGGGGAACACTAACAGGTGTGACATTCCATAAAACCCATCCTACAAATAAGGATCATGTATCAAATTAGAAATGGCTTAGACATAGCTTATATGACAGAAATTATAAACCCCTAGAGCCAATGCCCTGCAGAACCATCACCTTGGTACCTGTTACCTAGCAAGTTAAGCAGATTTATGGAACGGTTTGAAGCAATGAACTCCTCAGCAGCCCAATGTGTTTTGTCTGCTGTGAATAGGAAAATTACTCTGTACGCTGTTAAGAGTGGAGAGGTATCCCCAGGCTTTCAGTCTCAATGTGTTACCTCTTTCTGGCTACTTCAACTTCATACATTTCTCTGTTCTATCCTGTACTGACCATATCATACTAATAGTAATCCAGCTGTTTCAAAAACTCGTGATTCCGCCTGATTATTACTAATAACAGGCAATTTTgtcattttaaccttttttttcctttacaggaTGTTGTACCCTAAGCCTGAGACATTGAACCCCCCGTGAGTTTAATTTATGTAAAACATTGCTTAGATGTGTTTGAGTTAGAGGTGAGACCAAATAGGTGGCTCCTCATTACTttctcatctgctgatgcacaaTACACTGACCAACACTGTGATAACATTTTCAAATCTGCCTGATCCCTGAACTGACTAACATCCACAGAATACAAATTTAGGACCGGATTTGAGTGCCACTATACATACCATACCCTCCGACCCTGAACAAAATCTATGTACTATGGATTTTATCTGTCAGTGTAGAGTAATTTTCAGACCAGTTACAGATTATAGGGTTGCACCTTGACAGGACTTTTGGAATTTCTCTTAAATTCATAAATTAGATTGTGTTCAGCATTCTACTCGGTGAAGGATCATGTTGATTTTATGGGCTTTGTCCTGCACAGAAATGCATTTCATTCACTTTATTTTAGCTTCATATAGACATCACAGTCCtctgttttgcttttgttttttttatgttctctTGCTTCTATCATCTCCTATCCTACCAATGCATCTTTTATTCTTATCTTTATCTATTAAAGTCCAGAATGGTACTTGGAAAAGTGGATTTAGAACATGGGAATGTCTATGTTGCCATAGACTTCTGATGTCTCTCTATACAGGAGGTTGTGCCTACACCTTCATCTCAGATCCCATAAGCTCTTGGTTATTTGACAACACACCCTTCTGGCTGTTTGCAACCATattaaaaacacaatgaaaagCCTTTGAAAAGCAATAAGGAGCTTGTGACCAACATGTGAGGGAAACAAAGGCTGCATAGGCATGGccaaaactttgccagcatttttttttcatcaaatgtaGTGGGCCTTTATTATCTCTTCCATTTTTATCGTCTGTAATTTTTATTTAGTATAGGGCAATGATATTTTAATATCTTATTGTTTGATCCAATAAATATTCTTCTGTTTATAGAAGAAAGGATGTACTTACAATAACACCTTGGTTAGCCCCGATTGTTTGGAACGGGACGTACAACATTGATATACTGAATGCCCAGTTCCATCAAAGGGGAGTTCGCATAGGTCTTACGGTATTTGCCATTAAAAAGTAAGTACATTTTACTGTTTGGTAAATATACTTTGCATGTAGACAATTAGAAATAGAGAAGTTCTGttgtctgcaatcaccctttttTGGTGTttaatcacaacatgtttcaggaaaaaatccctttttcaagtgatacaaaaaaatccaattgaatatacaataaataccctGCAGGCCTAAGCCTCCACCCAACTACACCATGTGACGCACATTAATTGCTGGTAAATTTAACCCTTAAGTCCATGTATCCAGCACCTTTTGTTGTAGGGCAATCCATAGTGTTATAAATTTattttcaattggctttttttgtatcacttgaaaaagggatttcttcctgaaacatgtcgtgattaaacaccaataaagggtgattgcagagaAAAGTACTGCCTATGTTCCAGTCTGTTTCGACTCTTCATGCTTATAAATACTAATACACTGTGGATGGTGTGTATATGAAACAGAAGGAAAAAGAATTTATACCACTCTGAAAAAAGCGTTTTTTAGAAGTTTTGTTGTCTCAGAAACAGGGTCGCCCCCTGAACcacagctgcaacccccctctgGCCCCACCGCACATACCTTTTTCCTGCTTACGGCCGCGACCAGGGCCAGGAAAGATGGTCGGGCTGAGGTAAAAGCTAATATGGGCCAGcggggttttttcccggtgtctcaCTGCCCCAGTCTATACCTGTTCAGaaaggaaatgtattttcccTGTTTGCCAATTGTGCTTCAATGAGTATATGGTACTGGCTCTGAAATATCATTACTGACATTTATAAGAGAACAATCATTAACTTGAAGGTTTCTAtgatgaaaacaagatttttCCATGTACAGATAGCAGACACTTGCTTTGCTTTTGAGAATGTGCAAAGTTTCTAATTACAGTATCTTGACAGGGATGCTAAAGTCTTATTCTTGTTTTAATTCTATATGGCACTCAGCAATAAAATCTCACCTGGTGCTCAATTGGATGGATCTTGCTAAGACCCCGTCATAATATTCTTTATGCAGACTCCAAGAAACCCAGGAAtagactaaaaatgtattttattgcacCATGTAAGACCTTAAAAAAATCTTATTCTTACCTTTCCCAAAATAAACTATAATTTCCCCAATATGTCAGATCTTCTTTATTATTTTACCTTTTCAGATATACAGTTTTTGTAAAAACCTTTATTGAAACGGCTGAGAAGTTCTTCATGTTAGGACACAAAGTCAACTATTATGTGTTCACGGATCGAGCCAACGATATTCCCAATATAACTGTTGCTGAAGGGAGACAGATGGTCATTCTGAATGTACCCAGTTACCAAAGATGGCAGGAGGTCTCCATGAGACGGATGGAGATGATTCGGGACTTCAGTCGTCAACATTTCATCAACGAGGTGGACTACTTGGTTTGTGTGGATGTAGATATGCAATTTAGTGATGAAGTTGGTGTGGAAATCCTAAGTGATGTTTTTGGGACCCTACATCCTGGCTTCTATGGAGCTGGACGCCAAGCTTTTACCTATGAGCGTCGACCACAATCCCAGGCCTATATACCTTCTGATGAGggggacttttattatgcaggaGGATATTTTGGAGGCACTATAGAGGAGGTCTACAAACTGACTAACTTCTGCCATAATGCCATGATGACGGACAGAGAAAATAAATTAGAAGCAGTTTGGCATGATGAGAGTTATCTCAACAAATACTTTGTATACCATAAACCAACCAAAATCCTTTCCATTGAGTATCTGTGGGACAATGGTTTTGGAGTCCCAGATATTCTAAAaaggaggagatttgttgccgttCCAAAAAACCATAATGCCATCCGAAACAAACGGTCCATAAGGAGATAGTGGAACGCTTggagatagaaaaaaatattcatgccTGTAGTGTGGCACATGGTTTCTCTGCTTTCCTGAACTTGGGCAATAGGGTTGGATAAGAAAAGAACTGGACTTTACTattgattatttaagaaagaaTTGTGGTTATCTAAGGCAGTagttaatatatatttacatttttggaggGACAATTTATGACTATAATCATTTTGCTtcaataagaaaatatttatttttgcattttttaaaaaaagaaattgcacagAATTTCCAGCTGACATTTATGGACTAGGTGAAAGGAACAATTCCAGTGCTTCCAATCTGCATGAAACAAATAGAGGGAGAGGCACAGATTACTCAAGTATAATGTGTAACTGAATCTGAACCGAGACCAAGCAATTCTCTGGTTTGTTTACTCTAATACCTCCATTATCAGTTatactttatattgttttatagtaGGACCAGAAACGGGTCTATTTTGATTAATAAATTACTAAATTATTTCATTTGTGTTGGGTAACTTTATTATACGAGTTAATAATTCTAGGTGGCATAATTATTATAGGTTGTACTGTTTTTGCCAATGacattttaagttgtttttcaTTCACATTTTATGAAGACCTTTCATGAGGGAGGGTGGAGAGCGCAACGGAGGGGAGGTAGGGGTGAGGGACGGAGGGGAGAGGCGGTatgggagagtgatggaggggagggtgacaggagggaggggagagcgatcgAGGGGAAGGTTACAGGAGGGTGAGCaacggaggggtgggtgacaggatGGAGGGGTGAATGAGGGAGGGGAtagtgacaggagggaggggagaacgaCGGAgtggtgggtgacagagggaaggaagggggacTAAGACTGAGGAGTGCAAAAACgcactaggtgtaggcagaagacaatttagaagtagctgcccagcgcccccctttcattgcaccttaggcagctgcctcttctgcctacccctacttcctGCCCTGCTTGGAAGTACAGAACCCTAGGCTGTAAAATTTTGGATGAGGAAGGGgatggtgacaggagggaggggagaacgacggaggggtgggtgacagagggaaggaagaggactaggACGGAGGGGTGTGAACCCAGACTAAGTGTGGGGAGAACGACGGAgtggtgggtgacagagggaaggaatgggggctaagactgaggggtgcgaacacggactaggtgtaggcagaagacaattttagaagtagctgcccagcgccccacTTTCATTGCatcctaggcagctgcctcttctgcctaaccctagttctggccctgcttggAAGTACAGATCCCTAggctatacatttttttaaaaaagagcaacACGGGCCTAGCAACGACTAGAATAACTGACAAGTGATTTACATTCTTCCATAAAAAATGGCATGCAGTTGGATGGCAATGGCATTCAAACTCTAAGTATCGAATCAGGCATGTACAATTTGGCTGGATGAATCAATTGCACTATGCAGGGTATGTTGAAAACTGTATGTGACTACAGTATAAATCGTGATAAATAGGCTACCATCCAGCAGGCcaaaaaataatcagaaattgAGAAACAgacaaatattgttttatttgttacttccatgttgcctaatgaaagaaaatctaattctaagcaa
The sequence above is a segment of the Xenopus laevis strain J_2021 chromosome 8L, Xenopus_laevis_v10.1, whole genome shotgun sequence genome. Coding sequences within it:
- the abo.2.L gene encoding histo-blood group ABO system transferase isoform X1, whose protein sequence is MRITILNGRDCGQKISLKILSFFLICGILGFFSFSRYGWRLQDLYPKYRYIMFCGEQNSLNTTTSAIASSLDQLTEVKLERMLYPKPETLNPPRKDVLTITPWLAPIVWNGTYNIDILNAQFHQRGVRIGLTVFAIKKYTVFVKTFIETAEKFFMLGHKVNYYVFTDRANDIPNITVAEGRQMVILNVPSYQRWQEVSMRRMEMIRDFSRQHFINEVDYLVCVDVDMQFSDEVGVEILSDVFGTLHPGFYGAGRQAFTYERRPQSQAYIPSDEGDFYYAGGYFGGTIEEVYKLTNFCHNAMMTDRENKLEAVWHDESYLNKYFVYHKPTKILSIEYLWDNGFGVPDILKRRRFVAVPKNHNAIRNKRSIRR
- the abo.2.L gene encoding histo-blood group ABO system transferase isoform X2; protein product: MYNICHVKFAILRFSIFRYGWRLQDLYPKYRYIMFCGEQNSLNTTTSAIASSLDQLTEVKLERMLYPKPETLNPPRKDVLTITPWLAPIVWNGTYNIDILNAQFHQRGVRIGLTVFAIKKYTVFVKTFIETAEKFFMLGHKVNYYVFTDRANDIPNITVAEGRQMVILNVPSYQRWQEVSMRRMEMIRDFSRQHFINEVDYLVCVDVDMQFSDEVGVEILSDVFGTLHPGFYGAGRQAFTYERRPQSQAYIPSDEGDFYYAGGYFGGTIEEVYKLTNFCHNAMMTDRENKLEAVWHDESYLNKYFVYHKPTKILSIEYLWDNGFGVPDILKRRRFVAVPKNHNAIRNKRSIRR